In one window of Cellulophaga sp. HaHa_2_95 DNA:
- a CDS encoding ABC transporter ATP-binding protein, producing the protein MSKILKITGLEKTYTSGNKQLTVLHDIFLEVEKGQTFSIIGPSGSGKTTLLGLCAGLDQPNKGTVELCGQDLSALNEDQRAQLRNKEVGFIFQNFQLLPTLTALENVSVPLELQGAKDAKEKSKILLEKVGLGKRMHHYPSQLSGGEQQRVALARAFVNSPSILFADEPTGNLDEETGEKVINLLFDLNKELGTTLVIISHDLELANRTQQIVRLKGGKIIANQLTSAL; encoded by the coding sequence ATGTCAAAGATATTAAAGATAACCGGGTTGGAAAAAACATACACTAGCGGTAACAAACAATTAACGGTATTGCACGATATCTTCTTAGAGGTAGAGAAGGGGCAGACTTTTTCGATTATTGGACCTTCGGGAAGTGGTAAGACTACATTGCTGGGCTTATGTGCAGGTTTAGATCAGCCTAATAAGGGTACAGTAGAATTATGTGGTCAAGATTTAAGTGCATTGAATGAAGATCAACGAGCTCAATTACGAAATAAAGAAGTTGGTTTTATTTTTCAAAATTTCCAGTTATTACCTACGTTAACGGCGCTTGAGAATGTGAGTGTTCCCCTAGAATTACAGGGTGCTAAAGATGCGAAAGAAAAGAGCAAAATTTTATTAGAAAAAGTAGGACTAGGCAAGCGTATGCATCATTACCCCTCACAACTTTCTGGTGGCGAGCAACAGCGGGTAGCATTGGCACGTGCTTTTGTAAACTCACCTTCCATATTATTTGCCGATGAACCCACGGGAAATTTAGATGAGGAAACAGGTGAAAAGGTGATTAATTTATTATTTGATCTCAATAAAGAATTAGGAACCACCTTAGTCATTATCTCTCATGATCTAGAATTAGCGAATCGTACACAACAAATTGTACGCCTTAAAGGTGGAAAAATTATTGCAAATCAACTTACCTCTGCACTGTGA